GAAGGTATCAACGCGTTCATTAAAAATTGCTGAATTGATATCACTTAAATCAGGGATTTGAAAATCGCCGTGCAGCACCGTATTCTTCAATAAGGTAAGGCGGGTGTTTTTTAATTTCATGCCGTAAACCGGACCCGTTATTTCAGTGTTGACAATATTTATCATATCATCCATACCCCACAGCTGCGGAACAAAATAGGCAACATCAGCAAGAGAAATGCGTGATTTATAAATGTGAGCATCAAACCTAACCTCTGATACAAAGTTTGAAAATTCTTTACCGCCGTTTGGTGTTTTCAAATAGAAATGATCAGCTAAAATCAGCGAATTATTAAAAGCAAGACGCAGTTGATCCAGTGCAACTATCTGCGGGCAATAAAGCACTTTGGTTGTTAAATCAGCCAGAATAAAGCCTGATTGTTCTTTGGCTTGTAAACCTGAAATATTCAGTACAATGGAATCACCTGACATGCCAAACTCATTAAACGTTCCGCTGAGATACGTGAAACTGAGATCAGAGAAATTCATTCCATGTTTTGTGGGCAGAGCATTTTGATCTTGATATCGGAAATTAATATTGTTGAGTGCAATGGCATTTACATTTATCTTGAATGCAGATTTTGTTGTGTCAGCCGGTTCATCACTGGCAAAATAATCAACTATGTGCTGAAAATTAAAGGTGGAATCACCTTTGTATTTTCTGATATAGCAATAGGCATCACTCAATTCCGCTTTTTCAATAGTGACAAAAGATTCAGACAAACTCCAGTCTGCAATGTCAGCATGTATTAAGCCGGAATATAATAAGGTGTCATTTTTACAATCAGCCACATAAATGCCTTCAATGTCAACTCGGTCAAAAAAGACAATGTCAACTTTTTCAATGGAAACATCAGTGCCCCATTCACTGCTTAAATAGCTTGCAACCTGCTGTGCAGCCCACGTTTGAAACCAGGATGTGCGAATAGCAAATGCCAGAAAAAAAATGAGCAATACACAAAGTTCAATCAAGACATGAACTGAGCGACCAAAAGCTCTGACTATTTTGCCTAAATTTGCGATAGGTTAAATTTTTCTCAAAATTAATCATTTGAACGGTTCAGACATCATACTCCTTGCAATTGAATCATCTTGTGATGATACCTCAGCCGCCGTTATTAAAAACGGAGAAATATTATCAAATATTGTGGCTGGGCAAAAGGTACATGAAAAGTACGGGGGAGTTGTTCCGGAATTGGCTTCCAGAGCGCATCAGCAGAATATTGTGCCCACTGTTGAGATGGCTATTCAAACGGCAGGTATTTCAAAAAAAGATTTGAACGGTATAGCGTTTACGCGTGGTCCGGGCTTGCTTGGTTCGTTGATTGTTGGAACGAGTTTTGCCAAAAGCCTGGCGCTGGGTCTGCAAATTCCGCTCATTGAAGTGAATCACATGCAGGGGCATATCTTGGCTCACTTCATTAAAAATATGGAGAATAAATATCCGTCATTTCCATTTATTTGCATGACCGTTTCAGGCGGACACACGCAAATTGTGTTGGTGAAAGATTTTTTTGACATGGAAATTTTAGGGCAAACATTGGATGACGCTGCCGGTGAAGCCTTTGACAAGGCAGCTAAAATTTTGGGATTGCCTTATCCGGGTGGACCATTGATTGATAAATATGCACAAGAAGGTAAGCCTTTAAAATTCAAATTTCCGGTTGCTCAAATTGATGGCTATGATTTCAGTTTCAGTGGATTGAAAACAAGCATACTTTATTTTTTGCAGAAAGAATTAGCAAAAGACAACTCATTTATAGAAAATAATTTGCATGACATTTGCGCCAGTTATCAGCACACAATAATTCAAACTTTATTTGCAAAATTGAAGGCTGCAGCGCATGATTTTCAGATAAAAGATATTGCAATTGCCGGTGGTGTTTCAGCAAATTCATTGTTGCGGTCAGAGCTTGAGCGCATTGGCAATATTGAAGGATGGAACACTTTTATTCCCCCGTTTCAGTTTTGCACTGATAATGCTGGCATGATAGCCATTGCCGGACACTATAAATTTTTGCGTGGAGAATTTGTTTCGCAGTCTGTTTCAGCTACTGCAAGGATGAATTTCTAAAACATGCTCTCATGTTGATTCCATCCAGAAAGCATCTGTCAGGTTATCTTTAAATTGATGTGAAGTATCTTCAATGTGCAATTTATGCAGCAATTCAGTTGAAGTGTTTTTTTGCACGTCAACAAAAAGTACGCGCTCTTCAAAACGCACGTGTTGTTCTAACGTTTTTTCAAAAGAACTGAGCAATTCAGTGCTTGGAGTTTGGTTGATTAAAAACCGGAGTTGGGCGTGCTCACCTATTGCTTGTTCAACTAAGGCAGACCCAACTCCGGGAAGGGTAAAAATCTTTTTTTCTTCTAACTCAAAATGAGGCTCAAGGTGAAAATCATAAAACCAACGAATATATTGCATGATGCGATTTGGATCTACTTTTTTTGCAATACCCTGTCTGATTTTCCAACACAACAACAGCGCATGATGATGATCACGACTGAGCGGAATCAGTTCCGGTGCTCTTTTGAGTGGTTGGTTCATGCCATCGGAAACGTTTTCTCTAAT
This genomic stretch from Crocinitomicaceae bacterium harbors:
- a CDS encoding hemerythrin domain-containing protein, whose amino-acid sequence is MNQPLKRAPELIPLSRDHHHALLLCWKIRQGIAKKVDPNRIMQYIRWFYDFHLEPHFELEEKKIFTLPGVGSALVEQAIGEHAQLRFLINQTPSTELLSSFEKTLEQHVRFEERVLFVDVQKNTSTELLHKLHIEDTSHQFKDNLTDAFWMEST
- the tsaD gene encoding tRNA (adenosine(37)-N6)-threonylcarbamoyltransferase complex transferase subunit TsaD, whose amino-acid sequence is MILLAIESSCDDTSAAVIKNGEILSNIVAGQKVHEKYGGVVPELASRAHQQNIVPTVEMAIQTAGISKKDLNGIAFTRGPGLLGSLIVGTSFAKSLALGLQIPLIEVNHMQGHILAHFIKNMENKYPSFPFICMTVSGGHTQIVLVKDFFDMEILGQTLDDAAGEAFDKAAKILGLPYPGGPLIDKYAQEGKPLKFKFPVAQIDGYDFSFSGLKTSILYFLQKELAKDNSFIENNLHDICASYQHTIIQTLFAKLKAAAHDFQIKDIAIAGGVSANSLLRSELERIGNIEGWNTFIPPFQFCTDNAGMIAIAGHYKFLRGEFVSQSVSATARMNF